The proteins below come from a single Verrucomicrobiia bacterium genomic window:
- a CDS encoding metal-dependent hydrolase translates to MDNIAHGLTGAVIGYCGFRQRGGSEAGRAALWTCIAAAEFPDIDVVLGFWGRDTFFRFHRSFTHSAVMLPVWALLITWMFWEFSGKKNFRLLWWAAVAGLASHLLLDWLTNYGTELFWPLSTARLALNWVFIVDVYVWAILLIGTVAAIWTQREWVARTTLGALCAYFLFCGASRAYALHAYEARGVTGRTDGFPRPMDPLHWTIVRDDGAALHWVNGPRNDTFVPFHDENLLPKAEATEAVRLFRWFAAFPLVEKIEENGHTVLRYRDLRFRSALPGGGVREGMFVIAKVVFDEQGNVISAGLASGEP, encoded by the coding sequence GTGGATAACATTGCGCATGGATTGACGGGGGCGGTGATTGGGTATTGCGGGTTTCGGCAGCGTGGCGGGAGTGAGGCGGGGCGGGCGGCGTTGTGGACGTGCATTGCGGCGGCGGAATTCCCGGATATCGATGTCGTGCTGGGTTTTTGGGGGAGGGACACCTTTTTTCGGTTCCATCGGAGTTTCACGCATTCGGCTGTCATGCTGCCGGTGTGGGCGTTATTGATCACCTGGATGTTTTGGGAATTTTCCGGCAAAAAGAACTTTCGGCTGTTGTGGTGGGCGGCGGTGGCGGGGCTTGCGTCACACTTGTTACTCGATTGGCTTACCAACTATGGGACGGAATTATTCTGGCCGTTGAGCACGGCGCGGCTGGCGTTGAACTGGGTATTCATCGTAGACGTGTACGTGTGGGCCATCTTGTTGATCGGGACGGTGGCAGCCATTTGGACGCAGCGCGAGTGGGTGGCGAGGACGACTCTCGGGGCACTGTGTGCGTACTTTCTTTTCTGTGGTGCATCGCGAGCGTATGCGTTGCATGCGTATGAAGCGAGGGGAGTGACGGGCCGAACGGACGGGTTTCCGCGGCCGATGGATCCGCTGCATTGGACGATCGTGCGCGATGATGGGGCGGCGCTGCATTGGGTCAACGGTCCGCGCAACGACACATTCGTGCCGTTTCACGATGAGAATCTGTTGCCGAAAGCGGAGGCGACGGAGGCGGTGAGGCTATTTCGCTGGTTCGCGGCTTTTCCGCTGGTGGAGAAGATCGAGGAGAACGGCCACACGGTATTGCGTTATCGCGATCTGCGGTTTCGTTCGGCGCTGCCCGGGGGAGGAGTGCGAGAAGGTATGTTTGTCATCGCGAAAGTCGTTTTCGATGAGCAGGGGAATGTGATCTCCGCAGGCCTGGCGAGCGGGGAACCGTGA
- a CDS encoding glycoside hydrolase family 2 TIM barrel-domain containing protein: MKTPNCRQVILLVLLQLATVTGQSMAVARVDIGLDEQWKFIRQDVADAAATNFDDAAWQSVNLPHTWNNLDGQTSGTPYYRGSGWYRRHLRVDAKYAGKSFFLKFDGAATVAEVLVNGSPVGTHKGNFAAFCFDVTPFLRVGKDNVIAVKVDNAKDADVLPLSGDFTVFGGLYRDVHLLVLDKLSVTPLDYASPGVYVKQTGVTKDSADLEITTKLRNANSSAKTATIRCTIIDAKGKTIQQTTSHEALGSKAVADVVQHIKIAKPHLWNGRIDPYLYRVAIVVSDGDKVTDAVTQPLGIRFFRVDPDHGFFLNGASYPLHGVSRHQDRIDKGWAIGRAEQEEDFQLITEIGATCVRLAHYQQDQMVYDLCDHNGLVLWTELSLVNELTDSEAFTENARQQLTEMIKQNYNHPSIAFWGIFNELHKKNQWYDAPPKWDIVKPLNQLAKELDPTRLTTAASCIRSTDPLNAVTDVTAFNRYFGWYANKLSDWPGALINFHEEWPNRGIGISEYGAGASISQHEISTNQPNPTSHWHPEEYQGLAHEQAWLAMKDRPWLWCELVWNMFDFAVGQRDEGDTPGRNDKGLVTYDRKVKKDAFFWYKANWTTTPFVYITSRRFTNRSEPKTPVKIYSNCDAVELKINGVSKGTVHSTNRIFLWDDIQLKPSENRIEASGATNGKTYTDSCSWMYKAAAEKPLAFGFGSITGL, from the coding sequence ATGAAAACACCCAATTGCCGACAAGTCATCCTTCTCGTCCTGTTGCAACTCGCGACCGTGACAGGCCAATCAATGGCTGTGGCGCGCGTCGACATCGGGCTCGATGAACAATGGAAGTTCATCCGCCAGGACGTCGCGGATGCGGCGGCAACAAATTTCGACGATGCGGCGTGGCAGTCCGTGAACCTGCCGCACACGTGGAACAACCTGGATGGCCAGACCAGCGGGACGCCTTACTATCGCGGCAGTGGCTGGTACCGTCGTCATCTGCGGGTGGACGCGAAATATGCCGGCAAAAGTTTTTTTCTAAAGTTCGACGGGGCCGCGACGGTGGCCGAGGTTCTTGTCAACGGCAGCCCGGTCGGCACACATAAGGGAAATTTCGCGGCGTTCTGCTTTGACGTGACCCCATTCCTGCGGGTTGGGAAGGATAATGTGATCGCCGTTAAGGTAGACAACGCGAAGGATGCGGACGTTCTGCCGTTGAGTGGTGATTTCACTGTTTTCGGAGGCCTGTACCGCGACGTCCATTTGCTTGTGCTGGATAAGCTCTCGGTGACACCGCTGGACTACGCATCCCCCGGCGTTTACGTCAAACAAACAGGGGTGACCAAGGATTCGGCCGACCTGGAAATCACCACGAAACTGCGTAACGCAAACAGTTCCGCCAAGACTGCCACGATCCGTTGCACAATCATTGACGCGAAAGGGAAAACGATCCAACAGACAACTTCCCACGAGGCGCTCGGATCCAAGGCGGTCGCGGATGTCGTCCAGCACATCAAGATTGCCAAACCTCATCTTTGGAATGGGAGAATCGATCCTTATTTGTATCGAGTGGCGATAGTGGTCAGTGATGGGGACAAGGTCACGGACGCGGTGACCCAGCCGTTGGGCATCCGGTTTTTCCGGGTTGATCCCGACCATGGATTTTTCCTCAACGGCGCGTCGTATCCTTTGCATGGAGTCAGTCGCCATCAGGATCGCATCGACAAAGGCTGGGCCATCGGTCGAGCCGAACAGGAGGAGGATTTTCAGTTGATCACCGAGATTGGCGCAACGTGCGTGCGGCTTGCCCACTATCAGCAGGACCAGATGGTTTATGACTTGTGCGACCACAACGGGCTGGTGCTCTGGACGGAATTGAGCCTGGTGAATGAGTTGACCGATTCCGAGGCTTTTACGGAAAACGCGCGGCAGCAGTTGACGGAAATGATCAAACAGAATTACAACCACCCGTCAATCGCGTTCTGGGGAATCTTCAACGAGTTGCACAAGAAAAACCAGTGGTACGATGCGCCGCCCAAATGGGACATCGTCAAGCCACTCAACCAACTGGCGAAGGAGCTCGATCCGACACGGCTCACCACGGCCGCGAGTTGCATCCGATCGACCGACCCGCTGAATGCCGTTACGGACGTCACGGCGTTCAATCGGTATTTCGGATGGTACGCCAACAAGTTGTCCGACTGGCCCGGGGCGCTGATTAATTTTCACGAGGAGTGGCCCAACCGCGGCATTGGGATCAGCGAATACGGGGCCGGGGCCAGCATCAGCCAGCACGAAATCTCGACGAACCAACCGAACCCGACCTCCCATTGGCATCCCGAGGAGTATCAGGGCCTGGCGCACGAGCAGGCATGGCTGGCCATGAAGGACCGCCCCTGGCTCTGGTGCGAATTGGTGTGGAACATGTTTGATTTCGCGGTCGGCCAGCGCGACGAGGGAGACACGCCGGGCCGCAATGACAAGGGCCTGGTCACCTACGACCGCAAAGTGAAGAAGGACGCGTTCTTTTGGTACAAGGCAAATTGGACGACGACACCGTTTGTATACATCACCAGCCGCCGCTTTACCAATCGCAGCGAACCCAAAACGCCGGTAAAGATTTATTCCAATTGTGACGCGGTGGAATTGAAGATCAACGGCGTCAGCAAGGGAACCGTCCATTCCACGAACCGTATTTTTTTGTGGGATGACATTCAGTTGAAGCCTAGTGAGAACCGCATTGAGGCCAGCGGCGCAACGAATGGCAAAACATACACGGATTCCTGTTCGTGGATGTACAAGGCTGCTGCTGAAAAACCGTTGGCTTTCGGGTTCGGTTCCATCACCGGATTGTGA
- a CDS encoding transporter has translation MKACAKRSFAKVRGQRGKTLGLISLALGVTLILTTHTFAGPPFLTDDPEPTDYQHWENYLFTSGDHTGGGYTIDGPAAEVDYGAFPDTQLSLIVPVTSVGGNTPHHTGLGDVDLSVKYRFVHETNSWPQIAFFPAVVLPTGNAVHGLGNGRVLFRLPLWLQKSWGPWTTYGGGGATLNSAPGKRDFGFAGWLLQRDLGEHLILGGEFYAQGRDADDDRGFVAFNFGGSYKLTDHFSLLASAGHSIAGQVHTFWYFALGWSL, from the coding sequence ATGAAAGCTTGCGCGAAACGCTCATTTGCAAAGGTTCGGGGCCAACGTGGTAAAACGCTCGGGCTCATTTCCCTGGCCTTGGGTGTGACTTTAATTCTTACGACGCACACGTTCGCCGGGCCGCCGTTCTTAACCGACGATCCGGAGCCCACGGATTACCAGCATTGGGAAAACTACTTGTTCACCAGTGGCGACCACACGGGCGGCGGCTATACCATCGACGGGCCCGCAGCGGAGGTGGATTATGGCGCGTTCCCGGATACCCAATTGTCGTTAATAGTCCCCGTGACATCCGTCGGTGGCAACACACCGCACCATACCGGCTTGGGCGACGTGGATCTCAGCGTCAAGTACCGCTTCGTCCACGAAACAAATAGCTGGCCGCAAATCGCCTTCTTCCCGGCAGTCGTTTTACCCACGGGCAACGCAGTGCACGGTTTGGGAAACGGACGCGTCCTTTTCCGGTTGCCGTTGTGGCTGCAAAAGAGTTGGGGCCCATGGACGACCTACGGTGGGGGTGGCGCGACATTGAATTCTGCGCCAGGCAAGCGTGACTTTGGATTCGCCGGCTGGCTCTTGCAACGCGACCTCGGCGAACATCTCATACTCGGCGGTGAATTCTATGCGCAAGGTCGCGATGCGGATGACGACCGGGGATTTGTCGCGTTCAATTTTGGCGGTTCCTACAAACTTACTGACCATTTTAGTCTGCTCGCCAGCGCGGGCCACAGCATCGCCGGTCAAGTACACACCTTCTGGTATTTCGCTCTTGGATGGTCTTTGTAA
- a CDS encoding c-type cytochrome: MQDPDNPKDGLRPHVLRVRVVSLVVALGIASALAGAFFYHYIVSGGLRARQTPSALETAVAQELVNLSIPNDIKTLTNPLDKSPDGADVAAGHELYQKNCEVCHAYDGAGKTAASAGLYPPPLDLGQYGIAQRKRTDGELFYFIRNGVRNTAMPGWQLPDQQTWQLVAYIRNLPKTASVNANAPLANRESSGTTAHYVGSAACQTCHSSIYEHWLKTPMANVVRDPRQHPDAIISDLSTNDPLVSFTASDIALVYGSKWKQRYFKRIGDDYYVLPAQWDVTHHKWRAYFVKDDWWAPLYPPDNFKRPTSALCDGCHSVNYNIKTRTVTEWNVGCEKCHGPGSEHILHPASSNIVNTARQGYVAANNVCIQCHSQGRPLKNPIAGEYYDWPVGFDVTKNLGDYWKLEEHKLGETSFTYFPDGTAHKNRMQGNDFVTSQMYTHGVTCSTCHDVHGTQNAGNLRKPAPALCLDCHGPNSPNGPHAQSLEAHTHHKADSAGSDCIACHMPRIEQTIGDVNVRSHTFHFVTPAMSESLKIPNACNVCHTDKSTEWATAALKTWADRSPWRMAQ, translated from the coding sequence ATGCAAGATCCGGATAACCCCAAAGACGGACTGCGGCCTCACGTTCTCAGGGTGAGAGTCGTCAGCCTCGTTGTTGCTTTGGGAATTGCCAGTGCTTTAGCAGGCGCGTTTTTTTATCACTACATCGTTTCAGGTGGTTTGCGCGCACGTCAAACGCCCTCGGCCCTTGAAACCGCCGTGGCTCAGGAATTGGTAAACCTGAGTATTCCCAATGATATAAAAACTCTCACCAATCCGCTCGACAAGAGTCCCGACGGCGCAGACGTAGCTGCGGGGCATGAGTTATACCAAAAAAACTGCGAAGTGTGCCACGCTTACGATGGCGCGGGGAAAACGGCCGCCAGCGCCGGTCTGTACCCGCCGCCGCTTGACCTGGGCCAATATGGCATCGCGCAACGGAAGCGGACCGATGGCGAATTGTTTTATTTTATCCGCAACGGCGTTCGGAACACTGCCATGCCAGGGTGGCAATTGCCAGATCAACAGACCTGGCAGTTGGTTGCGTACATTCGCAATCTCCCCAAGACCGCTTCCGTGAATGCAAACGCCCCCCTTGCGAATCGGGAGTCCTCGGGAACCACCGCTCACTACGTAGGCTCCGCCGCCTGCCAAACGTGCCACAGTTCCATTTACGAGCATTGGTTGAAAACCCCGATGGCCAACGTTGTGCGCGATCCGCGGCAACATCCGGACGCAATCATCTCCGATCTTTCCACAAACGACCCGCTCGTAAGCTTCACTGCCTCCGATATTGCCCTCGTGTATGGCAGCAAATGGAAACAGCGCTACTTCAAGCGCATCGGCGATGATTATTACGTGCTTCCTGCGCAATGGGATGTCACCCACCACAAATGGCGGGCCTATTTCGTCAAGGATGACTGGTGGGCTCCATTGTATCCGCCGGATAATTTTAAGCGCCCGACCAGCGCGCTCTGCGATGGCTGTCATTCGGTCAATTACAACATCAAGACCAGGACGGTCACGGAGTGGAATGTTGGTTGTGAAAAATGTCACGGCCCGGGCAGCGAGCATATCCTGCATCCCGCCAGTTCCAATATTGTGAACACGGCACGTCAGGGCTACGTGGCGGCCAACAATGTCTGCATTCAATGCCATTCGCAAGGTCGCCCGCTGAAGAATCCCATCGCGGGCGAATACTATGACTGGCCGGTGGGATTCGATGTGACCAAAAACCTCGGCGATTATTGGAAATTGGAGGAGCACAAATTAGGTGAGACGTCGTTCACCTATTTTCCGGACGGAACCGCCCATAAAAACCGAATGCAGGGCAACGATTTCGTTACGAGTCAGATGTACACGCACGGGGTCACCTGCTCGACCTGCCACGATGTGCATGGTACGCAGAATGCCGGTAATTTGCGGAAACCCGCCCCGGCCCTTTGCCTCGACTGTCATGGCCCAAACTCTCCCAACGGACCACATGCGCAAAGTCTGGAAGCGCACACGCATCATAAAGCCGATAGCGCCGGCAGCGACTGCATCGCCTGTCACATGCCCAGGATCGAACAGACCATTGGCGATGTGAACGTCCGCAGCCATACTTTTCATTTCGTAACCCCGGCCATGAGCGAATCATTGAAAATCCCGAACGCCTGTAATGTCTGCCATACGGACAAGAGTACTGAGTGGGCGACGGCGGCTTTGAAAACGTGGGCCGATCGTTCACCCTGGCGAATGGCTCAATGA